A segment of the Caviibacter abscessus genome:
TTATTTATCTTATCTTTATCTTCTTCATAATATCTTATCCCTTTATTTAGTCTTCTAAGACCAAGCATATACTCAAGTTCTTTCAAATCATTTTTATTAACATTTTCAACAGTTCTTTCATTTATAGGTATAATATTTTCATCAATTTTTTTATAATAACTTAATAATTTTCTTTCTTTTTCATATCTTTTATTGTTATAAAAACTTGAAGCACTAATACCTACACCAATAAATTCTTCATTATTCCAATACTTCATATTGTGTCTACCATATTTTTTATTTTTACAAAAGCTTGATATTTCGTAATGTTCATAACCTTGTTTTATTAAATTATCCATTACATATACAAACATATTCGCTTCCGTATCATCGTCCAATTTTTCTATTTTTTTCTCTTTTAAAAGTTTAGAAAATCTTGACCCGTCTTCCCAAATTAAAGAATATATGGAAATATGTTCTGGGTTAAGCTCTTTCACTTTATCCAAATCATATGCCAAATCTTTCATACTTTGACTAGGTACAGCAAATATTAAGTCTATTGATA
Coding sequences within it:
- the hemW gene encoding radical SAM family heme chaperone HemW; translation: MVNSIYIHIPFCNRKCSYCDFYILTNMSNMYDKYVEYLIKEINLYPKYKYDTIYFGGGTPSVLSVSQIKQVLSNLDYDKNTEITLELNPTDMDCEKLKELRKIGINRLSIGMQSFNDDILSLMNREHNSSDSIKTYYDARKAGFDNISIDLIFAVPSQSMKDLAYDLDKVKELNPEHISIYSLIWEDGSRFSKLLKEKKIEKLDDDTEANMFVYVMDNLIKQGYEHYEISSFCKNKKYGRHNMKYWNNEEFIGVGISASSFYNNKRYEKERKLLSYYKKIDENIIPINERTVENVNKNDLKELEYMLGLRRLNKGIRYYEEDKDKINKLIKEGLIEKKEDRIYLTKKGILLGDTVILELI